One genomic segment of Myxococcales bacterium includes these proteins:
- a CDS encoding general secretion pathway protein GspK, whose product MKRVFNKKGVALMLVLSAIVVLSTVLVEFAYNTNVNYNLAMNERDRLQSYYLAKSAYSFMLLELKFDRMFRQIVQSQNLSQYLGGAANMPLCQQFPLSTGLIRAVFTGGGLEGLMGGAGGEEDEGEGGEESQIEDKIERLQRSASVSAEKMASEFLEFEGDFDGECIDEGTKINLNGFVGLSKTSAGDGKPSPFDEYKQYLYKFLSDKKYEALFEDSGVQISQIVDNIGDWIDTDGEINEISGRIGGAERSIYDRLGVPYQPRNSKLITLLEAYLIDGVTDLWFPELQENFTIYGDGKINPCTAPREIVESLIVRYISSTPDLPPVRTGDVDEMNRLYDSINTACADSGIGDQAVSKIADALDKAIRGTTDEDQGTGQTGMRGGSTFASYLTSSSRFFTLKLAGQAGDTTVRIKAVLDVENQDPKKWKILYWRIY is encoded by the coding sequence ATGAAAAGAGTGTTTAACAAAAAAGGTGTAGCTCTCATGCTGGTTTTATCGGCCATCGTGGTTCTTTCCACCGTTCTGGTTGAATTCGCGTACAACACGAATGTTAACTACAACCTTGCTATGAACGAGAGAGACAGGCTTCAATCGTATTACCTCGCCAAGTCCGCATACAGCTTCATGCTGCTGGAACTAAAGTTCGACAGGATGTTTCGCCAGATCGTGCAGAGTCAGAACCTCTCTCAATATCTTGGGGGAGCCGCTAATATGCCGCTCTGTCAGCAGTTTCCTCTTTCGACGGGATTGATACGAGCCGTCTTCACAGGTGGCGGTTTGGAGGGGCTCATGGGCGGGGCGGGTGGTGAAGAGGATGAAGGGGAAGGCGGAGAGGAATCTCAGATCGAGGATAAGATAGAGCGCCTTCAGCGCAGCGCCTCGGTATCCGCAGAAAAAATGGCCTCTGAATTTCTCGAATTCGAGGGTGACTTCGACGGCGAATGCATCGACGAGGGGACAAAAATCAATTTGAATGGATTTGTGGGGCTGAGCAAGACATCTGCAGGGGATGGCAAACCCAGTCCATTCGACGAATACAAACAGTATCTCTATAAATTTCTTTCAGATAAAAAATATGAAGCCCTCTTTGAGGACTCTGGGGTGCAGATTTCGCAGATAGTGGACAACATAGGTGACTGGATTGATACGGATGGTGAGATAAATGAGATAAGCGGTCGCATCGGCGGAGCGGAACGATCGATTTACGACAGACTCGGAGTTCCATATCAACCCAGAAACTCAAAATTGATAACGCTACTGGAGGCTTATCTGATCGACGGCGTTACGGATCTATGGTTTCCGGAGCTGCAGGAAAATTTTACCATCTATGGCGATGGTAAGATAAATCCATGCACCGCGCCCAGGGAAATCGTTGAAAGTCTGATCGTGAGATACATATCCTCTACGCCGGATCTTCCCCCCGTGAGAACAGGCGACGTTGATGAGATGAATCGTCTCTACGATTCCATCAACACCGCCTGCGCGGATAGCGGGATAGGTGATCAGGCCGTATCGAAAATAGCCGATGCCTTGGACAAGGCTATTCGCGGTACGACCGATGAAGATCAGGGGACCGGGCAGACCGGAATGCGGGGAGGTTCCACCTTCGCCAGCTACCTCACTTCAAGCAGCAGGTTCTTCACGTTAAAACTGGCTGGGCAGGCTGGAGATACCACGGTTAGAATAAAGGCCGTTCTTGATGTTGAGAATCAGGACCCCAAAAAATGGAAGATCCTGTACTGGAGGATCTATTAG
- a CDS encoding prepilin-type N-terminal cleavage/methylation domain-containing protein, protein MKNILQKGFTLLEVLIAVAILGVIMTLIWSSSSQSFRAKERTELRDSVFQNGRVVLRKISDDLAVAFLSKKVAGEGAGSEQAAFTSGAKTFFIGDDQGAQDLLKFTSLSHMRLYKQAKECDQVKISYEVVPSDEPGVYNLIRRADPWLDNTTDVKGKPLVLVEGIREFNLEYYHPAKREWMKTWNSEMVDWSMKLPMAVRIGIAFPDPDDDGAEITLSTAVMLALWENPIGL, encoded by the coding sequence ATGAAAAATATTTTGCAAAAAGGATTCACGTTGTTGGAAGTCCTCATCGCCGTGGCGATACTGGGGGTCATCATGACCCTGATATGGTCGTCTTCCTCCCAAAGTTTCAGGGCTAAAGAGCGCACCGAGCTTAGGGACTCGGTCTTTCAAAATGGCCGGGTAGTGCTGCGCAAGATATCCGACGACCTCGCAGTGGCCTTTCTCAGCAAGAAAGTTGCAGGTGAGGGGGCAGGGTCAGAACAGGCGGCGTTCACCTCCGGCGCCAAAACTTTTTTCATAGGGGATGACCAGGGTGCTCAGGATTTACTTAAGTTTACATCCCTTTCGCACATGCGGCTATACAAACAGGCCAAGGAATGCGATCAGGTCAAAATTTCTTACGAGGTGGTTCCATCCGATGAACCCGGGGTCTACAATCTCATCCGGCGTGCCGATCCGTGGCTGGATAACACCACCGATGTAAAGGGGAAGCCACTCGTTCTTGTCGAGGGAATAAGGGAATTCAACCTCGAGTACTACCATCCTGCCAAACGCGAGTGGATGAAGACATGGAACAGCGAGATGGTGGATTGGAGTATGAAGTTGCCCATGGCTGTGAGGATCGGGATTGCGTTTCCGGATCCGGACGATGATGGGGCAGAAATTACACTTTCAACCGCTGTCATGCTGGCTTTGTGGGAGAACCCGATAGGGCTTTGA